The following proteins are encoded in a genomic region of Reichenbachiella sp.:
- a CDS encoding sensor histidine kinase, with product MQITKQRAYWLCQIMGWSTWGLLNFAVLLMQSNKVAFTDFFGAIFQVAFYIGSSHFLRSLIKKKQWSTFSSIRLIPRILISNLVLGLVNYFSLILVSFLMGTLIVSVEMKPTHMILGILGPTAMYFLWSLVYFTYHYFEEYNKSLQYQTVIRDTELNNLRAQLNPHFIFNALNSIRALVDEDPKKSKSAITQLSNILRNSLQVDKQKLVLLQDEMATVEDYLSLESIRYEERLNVEWEVSKRTHKIKIPPMMIQTLVENGIKHGISKLKSGGTISVMARIEGDFLVVQIRNSGVYLNNKPSKKSGYGLSNTRKRIELIYGGLARFTIKNESENTVLTELVLPKGY from the coding sequence ATGCAAATTACTAAGCAACGCGCCTATTGGCTATGCCAAATCATGGGGTGGTCTACCTGGGGACTACTCAACTTTGCTGTGTTACTGATGCAAAGCAATAAGGTGGCTTTTACTGATTTTTTTGGAGCTATTTTTCAGGTAGCTTTTTATATTGGTTCTTCGCACTTTTTGCGATCATTGATCAAAAAGAAACAATGGTCGACTTTTTCCTCGATACGGCTAATACCAAGGATTCTGATTTCAAACCTTGTTCTTGGCCTTGTAAACTATTTCTCCTTGATTCTAGTGTCATTTCTGATGGGAACTTTGATTGTTTCAGTCGAGATGAAGCCTACCCACATGATATTAGGAATTTTGGGGCCTACTGCCATGTATTTCTTATGGTCATTGGTGTATTTCACTTATCACTACTTCGAGGAGTATAATAAATCCTTGCAATACCAGACGGTTATTCGTGACACCGAATTGAACAATTTACGGGCGCAGTTGAATCCTCACTTTATATTTAATGCGTTAAACAGTATCAGGGCTTTGGTAGATGAAGATCCCAAAAAATCTAAATCAGCAATTACTCAATTGTCTAATATTCTGAGAAATTCTCTTCAAGTAGATAAGCAGAAGTTGGTACTACTACAAGACGAAATGGCTACTGTAGAGGATTATCTGAGCTTGGAGTCGATTCGATATGAAGAAAGGTTGAATGTAGAGTGGGAAGTGAGCAAGCGAACGCATAAGATTAAGATTCCTCCGATGATGATTCAGACTTTAGTAGAAAATGGAATCAAGCATGGTATATCCAAGTTAAAATCCGGAGGTACAATAAGTGTGATGGCAAGGATTGAAGGTGACTTTTTGGTGGTTCAAATTAGAAATTCAGGTGTATATTTAAATAACAAACCATCCAAGAAAAGTGGGTATGGCTTGAGCAATACAAGGAAAAGGATTGAGCTGATCTATGGTGGTTTGGCTCGTTTTACAATTAAAAATGAATCGGAAAATACGGTATTAACCGAATTGGTTTTGCCCAAAGGATACTAG
- a CDS encoding NAD(P)/FAD-dependent oxidoreductase, which yields MVGENEEIKIPQSELPRVVVVGGGFGGLRFLKKLDSNKFQIVLLDRYNYHTFQPLLYQVATAGLEPDSIAGPLRKSFQNRKNFFFRMASVNRIDEKNQQVETNIGKLKYDRLVLACGSLTNFFGNDEFEHKSFPLKQVPHALNLRSQILQNFEKAVLKTDENEMQRLMNYVIVGGGPTGVEVAGALGELKKHVLPKDFPELNLNKMQIYLVEGQERLLGAMSEYSSKKAFDYLKKFDVNIYVGKIVKAFDGEIVTLNDGMQIPTETLVWAAGVKGNAIAGLTLDITPDKRFKVDEYSRVAGFENIYAIGDVASMSTEKFPKGHPMLAPVAIQQGALLASNLNGLSKGKPWKAFTYTDKGTMATVGRNKAVTELLGKFKFGGFMAWLTWMFVHLILIVEFRNKIVIFGNWLWNYFTYDRGTRLIIRPFVKHKAKKKEKPSEDEKVLVA from the coding sequence ATGGTAGGCGAAAATGAGGAGATCAAAATTCCTCAATCAGAATTACCCAGAGTTGTCGTAGTAGGAGGAGGCTTTGGAGGCCTAAGATTTTTAAAGAAACTGGACTCTAATAAGTTTCAAATCGTATTACTCGACCGATACAATTATCACACTTTTCAGCCACTCTTATATCAAGTAGCCACGGCAGGACTCGAGCCGGATTCTATTGCAGGTCCACTGAGAAAAAGTTTCCAAAACAGAAAGAATTTCTTTTTCAGAATGGCCAGTGTGAATCGCATCGATGAAAAGAATCAACAAGTAGAGACCAACATCGGAAAGTTGAAATACGACCGATTGGTTTTGGCGTGTGGTTCTTTGACCAACTTCTTTGGTAATGATGAATTCGAGCACAAAAGTTTTCCTTTGAAGCAAGTGCCTCATGCCTTAAACCTTCGAAGTCAAATTCTTCAAAATTTCGAAAAGGCTGTTCTCAAGACCGACGAAAATGAAATGCAGCGGTTGATGAATTACGTGATTGTGGGTGGAGGACCTACAGGAGTAGAAGTAGCTGGCGCATTGGGAGAGTTAAAAAAGCATGTATTGCCCAAGGACTTTCCTGAACTGAACCTCAACAAAATGCAGATTTACTTGGTGGAAGGCCAAGAGCGATTGTTAGGCGCTATGTCTGAATACTCAAGTAAAAAGGCTTTTGACTATCTCAAGAAATTTGATGTCAATATCTACGTCGGGAAGATTGTAAAGGCTTTTGACGGGGAAATTGTGACTCTCAATGACGGTATGCAAATTCCAACGGAGACATTGGTATGGGCGGCGGGCGTCAAAGGCAACGCCATTGCAGGACTTACGCTCGATATTACACCTGACAAACGCTTCAAAGTAGATGAATACAGTAGGGTGGCAGGATTTGAAAATATTTACGCCATCGGCGATGTGGCTAGTATGTCAACAGAAAAGTTTCCGAAGGGACATCCGATGCTAGCTCCTGTAGCTATTCAGCAAGGAGCCTTGTTGGCCAGTAATCTGAATGGGTTGAGCAAAGGCAAGCCTTGGAAAGCATTTACTTATACCGATAAGGGAACAATGGCTACCGTGGGTCGCAATAAGGCTGTAACTGAACTGCTAGGCAAGTTTAAGTTTGGTGGATTTATGGCTTGGTTGACCTGGATGTTTGTGCATTTGATCCTTATCGTTGAGTTTAGAAACAAGATTGTGATTTTTGGAAATTGGTTATGGAACTATTTTACTTACGATCGAGGCACACGTTTGATCATTCGCCCATTTGTAAAACATAAAGCCAAAAAGAAAGAAAAGCCGAGCGAAGACGAGAAAGTACTGGTGGCTTAA
- a CDS encoding LytR/AlgR family response regulator transcription factor has product MKAIIIDDERLARKELTSLLAEFPEIEIVDEAVNADDAVEKIQKHDPDLIFLDIQMPDKTGFELLEMLEKTPLVVFTTAYDQFAIKAFEFNALDYLLKPIDTERLASVVKKVLDQSSKPAPVVVESAEKLKSSDQVFVKDGEKCWFVKLENIRLFESDGNYIKVFFDGFRPMIHKSLNALDEKLDDKSFFRASRKHIINLGWVESIEPWFNGGLMVQLKGGDKVEVSRRQASKFKERMSL; this is encoded by the coding sequence ATGAAGGCCATAATTATAGATGACGAAAGATTAGCAAGAAAGGAACTGACTTCTCTACTGGCAGAATTTCCAGAAATCGAAATCGTGGATGAAGCGGTCAATGCTGATGATGCTGTGGAAAAAATACAAAAACACGATCCCGATCTAATCTTCCTTGACATTCAAATGCCTGATAAGACGGGATTTGAATTGTTGGAAATGTTGGAAAAGACACCTTTGGTAGTTTTCACTACTGCCTATGATCAGTTTGCAATTAAAGCTTTTGAGTTTAACGCTTTAGATTATTTGCTCAAGCCGATCGATACAGAAAGATTAGCTAGTGTAGTGAAGAAAGTACTAGATCAATCATCAAAGCCAGCTCCAGTTGTTGTGGAGTCAGCAGAAAAATTAAAGTCATCAGATCAGGTATTTGTAAAGGATGGAGAGAAATGTTGGTTTGTAAAACTGGAAAACATTCGGTTGTTTGAATCTGATGGTAATTATATCAAAGTTTTCTTCGATGGTTTTCGGCCAATGATTCACAAGTCTTTGAACGCACTCGATGAGAAGTTGGACGACAAATCATTTTTTAGGGCCAGTAGAAAACACATTATCAATCTTGGATGGGTAGAGTCCATAGAGCCATGGTTTAACGGAGGGTTGATGGTACAGCTCAAAGGAGGTGATAAGGTGGAGGTAAGTAGAAGACAAGCTTCAAAATTTAAAGAACGAATGAGCCTCTAG